The Deinococcus multiflagellatus genome includes a region encoding these proteins:
- a CDS encoding patatin-like phospholipase family protein, protein MTPDSGPSAQKPTVDLVMQGGVTSGVVFPGALAELGEHFRFCRIGGTSAGAIAAALLAAAECGRQTLRRDGAYTPACQAPFGALGALGEQLAAPLHPGQTGGPTVLEGLFAPDEATAGLYHAGRAAMRKDPAAAVQALLAWGSGGGALARTHAALAGGRLRGPLLALLGGSWGTALTPLLGTLAPGARPWGALTGVAALALLALLLLTAAGTALLARWCPAWAASLWALVLALVLVGLVLYRWATGWVQEARALTGALGEDGRALLAQAQTALGENAFGLATGYGRGEASRLTPWLHRHLQQLSGQTEVLTFGHLRAQGTELKLVTSCLSRQRPYVLPLAQNVRDAKNLYFRPEEWAHYFPPEVIAALIAGSERAFTAPEATRPGASAQATPGLAYYRLPPEQHLPVLVAARLSMSFPLLFSALPLHFIRYERPWSPAALRPGEVWTWRAAQDGQLPQVQATRLRAFAVLFSDGGLTSNFPLMLFDEPVPKRPLLALNLQYRAKDQPVFLAGADGRWQPYNTHIQTPGQFAGALLDTARLWFDQSLLSLPGYAEQTACITLGPGLGGLNLGMTPDQIRTLLDKGRGAAQVLGKRFGTPGQPWGQEALKAFVWRNVVADLGELLLEYDGAYTPAQLPPLLRAMPSTRQGEDLPGQLPGKPSRPFTPNADTLTPPEWAALTAIAAASAQVQAARTAQPGGAFAARPPWNKAGEREARAFLRHRPFL, encoded by the coding sequence ATGACCCCGGACAGCGGGCCATCCGCCCAGAAACCCACCGTGGACCTCGTGATGCAGGGCGGCGTCACCAGTGGGGTGGTTTTCCCGGGCGCCCTGGCTGAACTGGGCGAGCACTTCCGCTTCTGCCGCATCGGGGGCACCTCGGCCGGGGCGATTGCAGCGGCGCTGCTGGCGGCGGCGGAGTGCGGCCGGCAGACCCTACGCCGGGACGGGGCCTACACCCCGGCCTGTCAGGCCCCCTTTGGGGCGCTGGGGGCCCTGGGCGAGCAGCTCGCCGCGCCCCTGCACCCGGGGCAGACCGGCGGCCCCACGGTGCTGGAAGGCCTGTTTGCCCCGGATGAAGCCACGGCCGGGCTGTACCACGCCGGGCGCGCGGCCATGCGAAAGGACCCGGCGGCGGCCGTGCAGGCGCTGCTGGCGTGGGGGTCGGGGGGCGGCGCGCTGGCCCGCACCCACGCGGCCCTGGCGGGTGGGCGTCTGCGCGGGCCGCTGCTGGCCCTGCTGGGCGGCAGCTGGGGCACGGCCCTGACCCCGCTGCTGGGCACCCTGGCCCCGGGGGCCCGGCCCTGGGGCGCCCTGACCGGCGTGGCCGCGCTGGCGCTGCTGGCCCTGCTGCTGCTCACAGCGGCCGGCACGGCGCTGCTGGCACGCTGGTGTCCGGCCTGGGCGGCCAGCCTGTGGGCACTCGTGCTGGCTCTGGTGCTGGTGGGGCTGGTGCTCTATCGCTGGGCCACAGGCTGGGTGCAGGAAGCGCGCGCCTTGACCGGGGCGCTCGGGGAAGATGGCCGCGCGCTGCTGGCCCAGGCGCAGACGGCCCTGGGCGAGAACGCCTTTGGGCTGGCCACCGGTTACGGCCGGGGCGAGGCCAGCCGCCTGACCCCGTGGCTGCACCGCCACCTGCAACAGCTGTCCGGGCAGACCGAGGTGCTGACCTTCGGGCACCTGCGCGCCCAGGGCACCGAGCTGAAACTGGTCACCTCCTGTCTCTCGCGCCAGCGGCCCTACGTGCTGCCCCTGGCCCAGAACGTGCGCGACGCCAAGAACCTGTATTTCCGCCCCGAAGAGTGGGCGCATTACTTTCCGCCCGAGGTGATCGCGGCGCTCATCGCGGGCAGCGAGCGCGCCTTTACCGCGCCGGAAGCCACGAGGCCGGGCGCCAGTGCCCAGGCCACCCCCGGCCTCGCCTATTACCGCCTGCCCCCGGAACAGCACCTGCCAGTGCTGGTGGCCGCCCGCCTGAGCATGAGCTTTCCGCTGCTGTTCAGCGCGCTGCCGCTGCACTTTATTCGCTACGAGCGGCCCTGGAGCCCAGCGGCCCTGCGTCCTGGCGAGGTCTGGACGTGGCGGGCGGCCCAGGACGGACAGCTGCCCCAGGTGCAGGCCACCCGCCTGCGCGCCTTTGCCGTGCTGTTCAGCGACGGCGGCCTGACCAGCAATTTTCCTCTGATGCTCTTTGACGAGCCGGTGCCCAAGCGGCCCCTGCTGGCCCTGAATCTGCAGTACCGCGCCAAGGACCAGCCTGTGTTTCTGGCCGGCGCCGACGGGCGCTGGCAGCCGTACAACACCCATATCCAGACCCCGGGGCAGTTTGCCGGGGCGCTGCTGGACACTGCGCGGCTATGGTTCGACCAGAGTCTGCTGAGCCTGCCGGGCTACGCCGAGCAGACCGCCTGTATCACCCTGGGGCCGGGACTGGGGGGCCTGAACCTGGGCATGACCCCGGACCAGATCCGCACGCTGCTGGACAAGGGACGGGGCGCCGCGCAGGTGCTGGGCAAGCGCTTTGGCACGCCCGGCCAGCCCTGGGGCCAGGAGGCCCTGAAAGCCTTTGTGTGGCGCAACGTGGTGGCCGACCTGGGTGAACTGCTGCTGGAGTATGACGGGGCGTACACCCCCGCGCAGCTTCCCCCCCTTCTGCGGGCCATGCCCAGCACCCGCCAGGGCGAGGACCTGCCGGGGCAACTGCCCGGCAAACCTTCACGGCCCTTTACCCCCAACGCCGACACCCTGACCCCACCAGAGTGGGCGGCCCTGACGGCCATCGCGGCGGCCAGCGCCCAGGTTCAAGCGGCCCGCACCGCGCAGCCGGGCGGCGCCTTTGCCGCTCGTCCCCCCTGGAACAAGGCCGGCGAACGCGAGGCCCGCGCCTTTCTGCGTCACCGCCCGTTCCTCTGA
- a CDS encoding DNA gyrase subunit B: MTKIDDPSTDTTEQGSTRARAEYTAADISVLEGMDAVRKRPGMYVQGGTGVDGYHQLLTEIIDNGIDEGLAGFATEIHVIMHEDGSATVTDNGRGIPVDIMASKGRPAIEVIFSELHAGGKFGQGAYKVSGGLHGVGSTVVNALSTFLDVTVNKHGQLHNVRFEKGLLVKPLTVEGETPADVTWATSVTFHPDPTIFKEFENQFNYDRIRNRLRELAYLTGLKIVIRDERKALHAGQIKEETFFEQGGIANFARALVTDDTKLLYDQPIVMVGTHSEVNVKVAFIHANTYASDNILTYANMIRTRDGGTPLTGFKTAYTRILNKYAKDKNLIKSGNPVPSGDDLLEGIYCVVSVEVQDPQFESQAKVKLLNSEAQTAVNAIVGEKFAEFLEENPKVGKTIVEKAAEAARAREAARKARDIVRRSNPLENDDLPGKLADCSSQDPSESELFIVEGISAGGSAKGGRERRFQAILPLRGKILNVEKAELNKILKNAEIRALIGAIGAGVEGTGDRMHFDLSNLRYHKIIIMTDADMDGGHIATLLLTFFYRYMRPIVEAGYLYIAQPPLYRIMVGREKKGTYLYTNEELKEHVARASKEGKKYEIQRFKGLGEMNADQLWDTTMNPETRALKRVGIEDLIVANEVFENLMGSEVAPRKTFIQENARFAEISV, translated from the coding sequence ATGACCAAGATTGACGATCCCAGCACCGACACCACCGAACAGGGCAGCACCCGCGCCCGCGCCGAATACACCGCCGCCGACATCTCTGTGCTGGAAGGCATGGACGCCGTGCGCAAGCGCCCCGGCATGTACGTGCAGGGCGGCACGGGCGTGGACGGCTACCACCAGCTGCTGACCGAAATCATTGACAACGGTATTGACGAGGGGCTGGCGGGCTTTGCCACCGAGATCCACGTGATCATGCACGAGGACGGCAGCGCCACCGTCACCGACAACGGGCGCGGCATTCCCGTGGACATCATGGCCTCCAAGGGCCGCCCCGCCATTGAAGTGATCTTCTCGGAGCTGCACGCCGGGGGCAAGTTCGGCCAGGGCGCCTACAAGGTGTCGGGCGGTCTGCACGGCGTGGGTTCGACCGTGGTGAACGCGCTGTCCACCTTTCTGGACGTGACGGTCAACAAGCACGGCCAGCTGCACAACGTGCGCTTTGAAAAGGGCCTGCTGGTCAAGCCCCTGACCGTGGAGGGCGAGACGCCCGCCGACGTGACCTGGGCCACCAGCGTGACCTTCCACCCGGACCCCACGATCTTCAAGGAGTTCGAGAACCAGTTCAACTACGACCGCATTCGCAACCGCCTGCGCGAACTGGCCTACCTGACGGGCCTGAAAATCGTGATCCGCGACGAGCGCAAGGCGCTGCACGCCGGGCAGATCAAGGAAGAAACCTTCTTTGAGCAGGGCGGCATTGCCAACTTTGCCCGCGCCCTGGTTACCGACGACACCAAGCTGCTGTACGACCAGCCCATCGTGATGGTGGGCACGCACAGCGAGGTGAACGTGAAAGTGGCGTTTATTCACGCCAACACCTACGCCAGCGACAACATCCTGACCTACGCCAACATGATCCGCACCCGCGACGGCGGCACCCCGCTGACCGGGTTCAAGACCGCGTACACCCGCATTCTGAACAAGTACGCCAAGGACAAGAACCTGATCAAGAGCGGCAACCCGGTGCCCAGCGGCGACGACCTGCTCGAAGGCATTTACTGCGTGGTCAGCGTGGAAGTGCAGGACCCGCAGTTCGAGTCGCAGGCCAAGGTCAAGCTGCTGAACAGCGAAGCCCAGACCGCCGTGAACGCCATTGTGGGCGAGAAGTTTGCCGAGTTCCTGGAGGAAAACCCCAAGGTCGGCAAGACCATCGTGGAAAAGGCCGCCGAAGCCGCCCGCGCCCGCGAGGCCGCCCGCAAGGCCCGTGACATCGTGCGCCGCAGCAACCCGCTGGAAAACGATGACCTGCCCGGCAAGCTGGCCGACTGCTCCTCGCAGGACCCCAGCGAATCCGAGCTGTTCATCGTGGAAGGGATTTCGGCCGGTGGCTCGGCCAAGGGCGGGCGCGAACGCCGCTTCCAGGCCATTCTGCCCCTGCGCGGCAAGATCCTGAACGTGGAGAAGGCCGAGCTGAACAAGATCCTGAAAAACGCCGAGATTCGCGCGCTGATCGGGGCCATTGGCGCCGGGGTGGAAGGCACGGGCGACCGCATGCACTTCGACCTGTCCAACCTGCGCTACCACAAGATCATCATCATGACCGACGCGGACATGGACGGCGGGCACATTGCCACCCTGCTGCTCACCTTCTTCTACCGCTACATGCGCCCCATTGTGGAGGCCGGCTATCTGTACATTGCCCAGCCGCCCCTGTACCGCATCATGGTGGGCCGCGAGAAGAAGGGCACGTACCTCTACACCAATGAGGAACTCAAAGAGCATGTGGCCCGCGCCAGCAAGGAAGGCAAGAAGTACGAGATCCAGCGCTTCAAGGGCCTGGGCGAAATGAACGCCGACCAGCTGTGGGACACCACCATGAACCCCGAAACCCGGGCGCTCAAGCGCGTGGGCATCGAGGACCTGATCGTGGCCAACGAGGTCTTTGAGAACCTGATGGGTTCGGAAGTGGCCCCCCGCAAGACCTTCATTCAGGAAAACGCGCGCTTCGCCGAAATCAGCGTGTAA
- a CDS encoding S8 family serine peptidase: protein MAGGARLYPVAAAPGDTAWVMGGNLGERGTLWVGGQATAFVRDPASGWLAFQVPKTAAGGPQFISAQGPGQRSALVLNVLPAEAAAQDVVAYVAPSTLKTVQQEYAERLRRLSSNCQKTCPQQVRAVIDRLAALGVPSFTPLASAGTGQRVASSPLTMSPSTAVLTPQVLQNLDLQRLVPSAVPARSASSFCTSLAGIFPTAGLPTGQVLTVLGLLFGPDMQVDPTTYGHPVQADAPYKNGQPTALLNKFIGLKGGNGKGVTVHVLDTATASADDYVFHASGSSGPAMYYSTPVEGRPLHGQAVGQLVRAVAPNASLSYKQVCDRDGNCATLKVAQALCAVAAEARRGGRHVVNLSAGGPYPTVGVQLALREVAAAGVPTAAAYGNRDDCAGLGKGDRCWHFPADWTKDFEFGPGIALGSTTLRQTMLFSVAGWDIATGQMATYNRGTGTPGVTALAPSVQAPGEFWLGGWPYFGTSFAAPVVSGVLANWMTCKSGVPLLPLVTAPGQQPLLPATVNACP from the coding sequence GTGGCCGGCGGCGCCCGGCTCTACCCGGTGGCCGCTGCGCCCGGCGACACAGCCTGGGTCATGGGCGGCAATCTGGGCGAACGCGGCACCCTGTGGGTGGGTGGGCAAGCCACCGCCTTCGTGCGCGACCCGGCTTCGGGCTGGCTGGCCTTTCAGGTGCCCAAAACGGCGGCGGGTGGGCCACAGTTTATTAGCGCGCAGGGGCCGGGCCAGCGCAGTGCCCTGGTGCTCAACGTGCTGCCCGCAGAAGCCGCCGCGCAGGACGTGGTGGCCTATGTTGCGCCGAGTACCCTGAAAACTGTGCAGCAGGAGTACGCTGAACGGTTGCGGCGGCTCTCCAGCAACTGTCAGAAGACCTGCCCGCAGCAGGTGCGCGCCGTCATTGACCGGCTGGCGGCGCTGGGCGTGCCCAGTTTCACTCCATTGGCTTCAGCGGGGACGGGGCAGCGGGTCGCGTCCAGCCCCCTGACCATGTCGCCGTCCACCGCTGTCCTGACCCCCCAGGTACTTCAGAACCTTGACCTGCAACGACTGGTGCCGTCTGCAGTGCCCGCCCGGTCCGCTTCATCGTTCTGCACCTCACTGGCCGGCATTTTTCCAACGGCTGGTCTACCCACTGGCCAAGTCTTGACCGTGCTGGGCCTGCTGTTCGGGCCGGACATGCAGGTGGATCCAACGACCTATGGTCACCCAGTACAGGCAGATGCCCCCTACAAAAACGGTCAGCCCACCGCCCTCCTCAACAAGTTCATTGGCTTGAAGGGGGGCAACGGCAAGGGCGTCACCGTTCATGTTCTGGACACCGCCACCGCTTCCGCCGACGACTACGTGTTCCATGCCTCTGGCTCTTCCGGCCCCGCGATGTACTACAGCACGCCGGTTGAAGGCCGCCCCCTGCACGGGCAGGCGGTAGGGCAGCTTGTGCGGGCGGTGGCGCCGAACGCCAGCCTCAGTTACAAGCAGGTCTGCGACAGGGACGGCAATTGCGCCACCCTGAAAGTCGCCCAGGCTCTGTGTGCCGTGGCGGCCGAGGCCCGGCGCGGTGGGCGGCATGTGGTGAACCTCAGCGCGGGGGGGCCGTATCCCACCGTGGGCGTGCAGTTGGCCCTGCGGGAAGTGGCGGCGGCCGGCGTGCCCACCGCTGCCGCCTATGGCAACCGCGACGACTGCGCAGGTCTTGGCAAGGGCGACCGTTGCTGGCATTTCCCCGCCGACTGGACGAAGGACTTTGAATTTGGCCCGGGCATTGCCCTGGGCAGCACCACCCTGCGCCAGACCATGCTGTTCAGTGTGGCGGGCTGGGACATTGCCACCGGGCAGATGGCCACCTACAACCGGGGCACCGGGACCCCGGGTGTTACGGCCCTGGCCCCCAGCGTGCAGGCCCCGGGCGAGTTCTGGCTGGGCGGCTGGCCCTACTTCGGCACCAGCTTTGCCGCGCCCGTAGTGAGCGGCGTGCTGGCCAACTGGATGACCTGCAAAAGCGGCGTGCCCCTGCTGCCGCTGGTCACGGCCCCGGGGCAACAGCCGCTGCTTCCCGCCACCGTAAACGCCTGCCCGTAA
- a CDS encoding tetratricopeptide repeat protein has translation MTLRTLGGLSVEGVTFRREKVLLLLAYLCLEGPQPRRRLAELFWPEAANPMNSLAQHLVHLRGLPGALAEDGPRVAAGMPCDAALLREAARRGRAGEAAALYSGAFLDGLGIPLGNDLEEWVYDTREALALEARAALLTLASQAAARGQREGAGEYAARALGLPGAPPPDELDLPRLHHYLTLAGHPLATQVERDARTLGLDLDAAPQLDAAPFVGREAELAALGALAPGQLAWVSGHAGMGKTALLEALARSGGWTVLPGRADLPYSTLAPLCSAPPASAHAALAPLRDPHLKLALDGWEQVDEATRAVLAQVARTRPGAVIVVTGRAHPPFDVDRHLHLGPLTEGELPDPALYRQTDGHPVLVGAALRGQPLDLRLGARVRAYPPATRDAFLLLALQDQPNLRATRAALGQTADDFARTLSFLTTEGLTNEAGRVYAAAATREHLHQIHVHAALLHLKLARALPEADAWPHYEQARDLWEDHDEVRAARAACLRAQTLLKRGYPGPAAALLDTLRDVPSLAVPHAWALIGVGRYNDAYARLEALPEQTQARPDLLAVRATTLVRLGRVDEAVALADQIKGSGPEAAHAASVKAQGAFVREQWEEARRQSQLSADFWQLQGDEEQELAELVMVARARVRLGAEPNAAFREVLQSTRDLPSVHGLALVNFAQMLMDTGQPDQADGVMQEAVEVLTLSGDRIGLASALGNLGVRRHLQGRLEEAAELYRQALHYLRGTGNIRHLGQTLTNLSEIQGDLSAFEDSLHMLEQADHHELVAQIRRNAHIAAAQSIGQPLRS, from the coding sequence ATGACCCTGCGGACACTGGGGGGCCTGTCCGTGGAAGGCGTGACCTTCCGGCGGGAAAAAGTGCTGCTGCTGCTGGCCTACCTGTGCCTGGAAGGCCCGCAGCCCCGGCGCCGACTGGCCGAACTGTTCTGGCCCGAGGCCGCCAACCCCATGAATTCCCTGGCGCAGCACCTGGTGCATCTGCGGGGGCTGCCCGGCGCCCTGGCCGAAGACGGCCCCCGCGTGGCCGCCGGAATGCCCTGCGACGCCGCCCTGCTGCGCGAGGCTGCCCGCCGGGGGCGCGCGGGCGAGGCGGCGGCCCTGTACAGCGGCGCCTTTCTGGACGGGCTGGGCATTCCCCTGGGCAACGACCTGGAAGAGTGGGTGTACGACACCCGCGAGGCCCTGGCCCTGGAAGCGCGCGCCGCGCTGCTGACCCTGGCGTCGCAGGCGGCGGCCCGGGGCCAGCGCGAGGGGGCAGGCGAGTACGCGGCCCGCGCCCTGGGTCTTCCCGGCGCCCCACCCCCCGACGAACTGGACCTGCCCCGGCTGCACCACTACCTGACCCTGGCCGGGCACCCGCTGGCGACCCAGGTGGAGCGCGACGCCCGCACCCTGGGCCTGGACCTGGACGCCGCGCCGCAGCTGGACGCCGCGCCCTTCGTGGGCCGGGAAGCCGAACTGGCGGCGCTGGGGGCGCTGGCCCCGGGGCAGCTGGCCTGGGTCAGCGGGCACGCGGGCATGGGCAAGACCGCGCTGCTGGAGGCCCTGGCCCGCAGCGGCGGCTGGACGGTGCTGCCGGGGCGTGCCGACCTGCCTTACAGCACGCTGGCCCCGCTGTGCTCGGCTCCCCCCGCCAGTGCCCACGCGGCGCTGGCCCCCCTGCGCGACCCCCACCTGAAACTGGCCCTGGACGGCTGGGAACAGGTGGACGAGGCCACCCGCGCCGTGCTGGCCCAGGTGGCCCGCACCCGTCCCGGCGCCGTGATTGTGGTCACGGGCCGCGCCCACCCGCCCTTTGATGTGGACCGTCACCTGCACCTGGGCCCCCTGACCGAAGGCGAGCTGCCCGACCCCGCGCTGTACCGCCAGACCGACGGCCACCCAGTGCTGGTGGGCGCGGCCCTGCGCGGCCAGCCCCTGGACCTGCGCCTGGGGGCCCGCGTGCGTGCCTATCCCCCCGCCACGCGCGACGCCTTTTTGCTGCTGGCCCTGCAGGACCAACCCAACCTGCGCGCTACCCGCGCCGCCCTGGGCCAGACCGCCGACGACTTTGCCCGCACCCTGTCTTTCCTGACCACCGAGGGCCTGACGAACGAGGCCGGGCGCGTGTACGCCGCCGCCGCCACCCGCGAGCATCTGCACCAGATTCATGTGCACGCTGCCCTGCTGCACCTGAAACTGGCCCGCGCCCTGCCCGAAGCCGACGCGTGGCCCCACTACGAGCAGGCCCGCGACCTGTGGGAAGACCACGACGAGGTCCGGGCTGCCCGCGCCGCCTGCCTGCGGGCCCAGACCCTCCTGAAGCGCGGGTATCCCGGCCCGGCCGCCGCCCTGCTGGACACGCTGCGGGACGTGCCGTCGCTGGCCGTGCCCCATGCCTGGGCCCTGATTGGCGTGGGGCGCTACAACGACGCGTATGCCCGCCTGGAGGCCCTACCCGAACAGACCCAGGCCCGCCCAGACTTGTTGGCTGTGCGCGCCACCACGCTGGTGCGCCTGGGCCGGGTGGATGAGGCGGTGGCGCTGGCCGATCAGATTAAAGGCAGTGGCCCGGAAGCGGCGCACGCGGCGAGTGTGAAAGCACAAGGTGCCTTTGTTCGCGAACAATGGGAGGAGGCGAGGCGTCAAAGCCAGCTCTCCGCTGATTTCTGGCAGCTGCAAGGCGATGAAGAACAGGAACTCGCGGAACTGGTCATGGTGGCGCGAGCAAGGGTGCGCTTGGGTGCCGAGCCCAACGCTGCGTTCAGAGAGGTGCTTCAGTCCACCCGCGACCTGCCCAGCGTTCATGGTTTGGCGTTGGTCAACTTTGCGCAGATGCTGATGGATACTGGGCAGCCGGACCAAGCCGACGGTGTAATGCAAGAAGCCGTCGAGGTTTTAACTCTCTCTGGTGACCGGATTGGCCTCGCTTCGGCGCTGGGCAACTTGGGTGTTCGGCGTCATTTACAAGGTCGCTTAGAAGAGGCGGCAGAGCTCTACCGCCAAGCTCTGCACTACCTTCGAGGCACCGGTAATATCCGGCATCTAGGACAGACTCTGACCAACCTTAGTGAAATTCAAGGCGACCTCAGCGCCTTTGAGGACTCACTTCATATGCTCGAACAGGCAGACCATCACGAACTCGTGGCACAGATCAGGCGCAACGCCCATATAGCAGCAGCCCAGAGTATCGGTCAGCCCCTACGGTCTTGA
- a CDS encoding cyclase family protein produces MLSFPHDISRRLTPGHPNWPGDAPFEVRPGARMAGGDSVNTGVLHTSTHTGTHVDAPWHYDDAGERLGEVPLSVYLGRCRVLTVGGPVVEAGVLDALPAPLPPRLLLHTGQPAHWAVFPENFVALSPAFVQEAARRGVRLLGTDAPSVDPLTSKTLDAHHTCRAAGVFILEGLTLGGVPDGEYDLVCLPLPLTDTDGAPARAVLLPAGSVPDALRVEQNS; encoded by the coding sequence ATGCTGAGTTTCCCCCACGATATTTCCCGCCGCCTGACCCCCGGGCACCCCAACTGGCCCGGCGACGCGCCCTTTGAGGTGAGGCCAGGGGCGCGCATGGCGGGCGGCGACAGCGTGAACACGGGCGTGCTGCACACCAGCACCCACACCGGCACCCATGTGGACGCGCCCTGGCACTACGACGACGCCGGCGAGCGGCTGGGCGAGGTGCCCCTGTCGGTGTACCTGGGCCGCTGCCGGGTGCTGACGGTGGGCGGCCCGGTGGTGGAGGCAGGGGTGCTGGACGCGCTGCCGGCGCCGCTGCCGCCCCGATTGCTGCTGCACACCGGCCAGCCTGCCCACTGGGCGGTGTTCCCCGAGAATTTCGTGGCCCTGTCACCCGCCTTCGTGCAGGAAGCCGCCCGGCGCGGCGTGCGCCTGCTGGGCACCGATGCCCCCAGCGTAGACCCGCTGACCAGCAAGACGCTGGACGCCCACCATACCTGCCGCGCAGCCGGCGTGTTCATTCTGGAGGGCCTGACCCTGGGCGGCGTGCCCGACGGCGAGTACGACCTCGTGTGCCTGCCGCTGCCGCTGACCGACACTGACGGCGCCCCGGCCCGCGCGGTGCTGCTGCCGGCCGGCAGCGTACCCGACGCGCTGAGAGTGGAACAAAACAGCTAA
- a CDS encoding acyl-CoA thioesterase translates to MKLRIPDADVLWEGLPGARRFEHTLTVGPEDLDDLNHVNNTVYLTWCETVAREHASRLGMGTAALMALGAVPVARQHVIEYHRPALLGDRVRVRTALTLHAGVRSVRAYALDRMNPGDPEGGVRLAECQTEWVWVDPGTGRPKRAPAVVGETFGFLPLPR, encoded by the coding sequence TTGAAGCTCCGCATTCCCGATGCGGACGTGCTGTGGGAGGGCCTGCCCGGCGCCCGCCGGTTTGAACACACGCTGACCGTGGGCCCGGAGGATCTGGACGACCTGAACCACGTGAACAACACCGTGTATCTGACGTGGTGCGAAACCGTGGCGCGCGAGCATGCCAGCCGCCTGGGCATGGGCACGGCGGCCCTGATGGCCCTGGGCGCGGTGCCGGTGGCCCGGCAGCATGTCATCGAGTACCACCGCCCGGCGCTGCTGGGCGACCGGGTGCGGGTGCGCACCGCCCTGACCCTGCACGCCGGGGTGCGCAGCGTGCGCGCCTACGCCCTGGACCGCATGAACCCCGGCGACCCGGAAGGCGGTGTGCGGCTGGCCGAATGCCAGACCGAGTGGGTGTGGGTGGACCCGGGCACCGGGCGCCCCAAGCGCGCGCCCGCCGTGGTGGGGGAGACCTTCGGCTTTCTCCCCCTGCCCCGCTGA
- a CDS encoding 4a-hydroxytetrahydrobiopterin dehydratase — MPYDPRMNYDPNRKLTDGDVMDLKPEGWWGDAGKLYRDFAFPNFMAGMRFALQVAEQAEARGHHPDIHVHYHYVRVNFFTHDAGGVTQLDLDAARAVNELAQGKA; from the coding sequence ATGCCGTACGACCCGCGCATGAACTACGACCCCAACCGCAAGCTCACCGACGGCGACGTGATGGACCTCAAGCCCGAGGGCTGGTGGGGCGACGCCGGCAAGCTGTACCGCGACTTTGCCTTTCCCAATTTCATGGCGGGCATGCGCTTTGCCCTGCAGGTGGCCGAGCAAGCCGAGGCGCGCGGCCACCACCCGGACATTCATGTGCATTACCACTACGTGCGCGTCAATTTCTTTACCCACGACGCGGGCGGCGTGACCCAGCTGGACCTGGACGCGGCGCGCGCCGTGAACGAACTGGCGCAGGGCAAGGCTTGA